One Cotesia glomerata isolate CgM1 linkage group LG8, MPM_Cglom_v2.3, whole genome shotgun sequence genomic window carries:
- the LOC123270471 gene encoding uncharacterized protein LOC123270471 — MDLPGPVESGRNFRLLSEEELPQLLDFLNGYLPESLKFHQTVLTYMKNKVWEFNFYVANDWPEVPVCLHFPGMTLSPHGLLYESFGVYCPTDKLEHLTLLREEDILIDWSRPLYINFIHCDIADELFRLYNDVGAIDRVLGDVWAYRNFEEDDSGDGSSFVAAQEDSLEPQPGKGDGDDVQVLPLNAEHAEGIHELYPANDMECHELFLRLIRILPAGGVFVNNILAAWMIQSYYGAMFSMQTKPEFRRKGYGTRLARFLTKVVSERGYIPFVVIRPENEASQSLYKKLGFHKLYQTVRATMIPYGWEEEEEEEEEENKLEQVQKETDCEKFENIVRKLRLEERVLDALVTDNDEQTVVPTAGQTDDDDNDPTILETSDSPKGEDDDEILDGENGYGKCHDDALEPIEENIDQEDVEKVDCDSG; from the exons ATGGATCTCCCCGGGCCAGTAGAAAGTGGCCGTAACTTCCGGCTGCTTTCCGAAGAAGAGCTACCTCAGCTTCTAGACTTCCTGAATGGCTACTTACCCGAATCACTCAAG tttcaccAAACAGTATTGACGTATATGAAAAACAAGGTATGGGAATTTAACTTTTACGTGGCAAACGACTGGCCGGAGGTACCAGTGTGCTTGCACTTCCCTGGTATGACTCTGTCG CCCCACGGTCTCTTGTACGAGAGCTTCGGTGTTTATTGTCCGACGGACAAGCTGGAGCATCTGACCCTTCTGCGCGAGGAGGACATACTGATTGACTGGTCTCGGCCATTATACATAAACTTTATTCATTGTGATATTGCTGACGAATTGTTTCGTCTGTACAACGACGTCGGTGCAATCGACCGCGTACTCGGTGACGTCTGGGCGTACCGGAACTTCGAGGAGGATGACAGCGGCGACGGAAGCTCATTCGTAGCTGCACAGGAAGACTCTTTGGAGCCCCAGCCGGGCAAGGGCGATGGAGACGATGTACAGGTGCTACCTCTTAACGCGGAGCACGCGGAGGGGATACACGAATTATATCCGGCCAATGACATGGAGTGCCATGAACTCTTTCTCAGGCTCATCAGAATCCTTCCAGCAGGTGGcgtttttgttaataatattcTCGCGGCTTGGATGATACAGTCATACTATGGCGCGATGTTCTCTATGCAGACTAAACCAGAGTTCAGAAGAAAGGGTTATGGTACACGATTAGCTag gTTCCTGACAAAAGTAGTATCCGAACGCGGGTACATTCCGTTCGTAGTAATACGTCCCGAGAACGAAGCAAGTCAGagtttatacaaaaaattaggCTTCCATAAACTATACCAGACCGTCAGAGCGACGATGATTCCTTACGGGtgggaggaggaggaggaggaggaggaagAGGAGAACAAGCTCGAGCAAGTACAAAAAGAAACCGATTGTGAGAAGTTCGAGAACATAGTGCGCAAGCTAAGGCTTGAGGAGCGCGTCCTAGACGCCCTGGTGACCGATAATGACGAGCAGACTGTTGTACCGACCGCCGGTCAAACAGACGACGATGACAACGATCCGACGATACTCGAGACCTCTGACTCTCCCAAAGGAGAGGATGACGACGAGATTCTCGACGGAGAAAACGGATATGGAAAGTGTCATGATGATGCTCTTGAACCGATCGAGGAAAATATCGATCAAGAGGATGTCGAAAAAGTTGATTGTGATagtggttaa